The Nostoc sp. 'Lobaria pulmonaria (5183) cyanobiont' genome window below encodes:
- a CDS encoding efflux RND transporter permease subunit, giving the protein MNLSELFIRRPVMTTLVMMGILIFGLMSYLLLPISALPNVEYPFISVSASLPGATPETMSSSVAAPLERQFTEIAGLNSFNSTSSTGSTNISLQFDFSRRVEDAAKDVQAAISAAAGQLPAGMPHPPTYRKVNPSVSPILFLYMYSETQPISTVDEYAEITVGQPISMIDGVAQVQVFGQQQYAVRVQLDPRELASRGIGLNQVKTAIQQGNVNLPIGSLSNTYKSYTIQANGQLTNAASYRQLIVTYKNGAPVRLQDLGQVIDSEQNVKVSNLYSDQKVTNRHSIVLAVQPQPGANTVKIVDAIQKLLPTLREQVPKSIEMGIMYDRSQTIRASVNDVKFTLVLSVCLVVLVIFLFLRDITATLIPSLALPVAIIGTFAVMYLSGFSLDNLSLMALTLSVGFVVDDAIVVLENIVRYREMGESPLDAALKGSREISFTILSMTLSLVAVFIPIMFMSGIIGKLFHEFAVTIAVAILVSGFVSLSLTPMLCSRFLGSHQQRPNLLYRVSERAFDLLLRGYDWTLKPVLKYRLMTLIGSGILLVMTVYLFVIVPKGFIPTEDTGQLMANTKGAQDISFDDMLRHQQTVVDIIRKDPNIEAVDSIVGASGPNGSVNGGRITIRLKPRSQRKLSADEIIQELTPKLRRTTGIKTFLRSPSAIPIGGQQTNSTYQFTLQSLNLQDLRQYVPKLVDKVKTLPGLRDVDSDLQLSTPQIQVQFDHNKAATLGITAQQVEQTLSSAYGSSQVSTIYTPNDQFYVILEVKPEFQRDPSALSLLYVQSSTGQLVPLSAIANITQNVGPLTVTHVAQLPSATISFDTLPGTSLSQATDAIKQVASEVLPSTITPSFQGSAQTFQQSFNDLGVLLLVSILVIYLILGILYEDFIHPITILSGLPSAGFGALLTLLIFQVDLNLYSFIGIILLVGIVKKNGIMLVDFAIEAQRKEGKNSFDAIYTACLIRFRPIMMTTMAALIGTLPIALGTGVGSEARRPLGIAIVGGLVFSQILTLYLTPVFYIYMETWRKKLSMQNQKAKKKHLPAVKS; this is encoded by the coding sequence ATGAACCTTTCAGAACTCTTCATCCGTCGTCCAGTCATGACCACCTTGGTAATGATGGGTATCCTTATCTTCGGTCTCATGAGTTATCTACTATTACCCATCAGTGCCCTACCCAACGTTGAATATCCTTTTATCTCTGTCTCTGCTAGTCTCCCTGGTGCTACCCCAGAAACAATGTCATCTTCGGTCGCCGCACCCCTAGAAAGACAGTTTACCGAAATTGCCGGACTCAATTCATTCAATTCCACCAGTTCAACTGGTAGCACCAACATTTCCCTACAATTTGACTTTAGCCGCAGAGTGGAAGATGCCGCCAAAGATGTGCAGGCAGCCATCTCAGCCGCAGCCGGACAACTGCCCGCCGGAATGCCTCACCCGCCTACCTACCGCAAAGTCAACCCATCTGTCTCACCGATTCTCTTTCTCTATATGTATTCTGAGACACAGCCAATCTCGACAGTAGATGAATACGCAGAGATAACAGTTGGTCAGCCCATCTCGATGATTGATGGTGTTGCTCAGGTACAGGTTTTTGGTCAACAGCAATATGCAGTCCGCGTCCAGCTTGACCCGCGAGAGTTGGCATCGCGGGGAATTGGTTTAAATCAGGTAAAAACTGCAATTCAACAGGGAAATGTTAACTTGCCAATCGGCAGTCTCTCTAACACTTACAAAAGTTATACAATTCAGGCGAACGGTCAACTCACGAATGCTGCCAGCTATCGCCAGCTAATTGTAACTTACAAAAATGGTGCGCCCGTGCGGCTTCAGGATTTGGGACAGGTAATTGACAGCGAACAAAATGTCAAAGTCTCGAATTTGTATAGCGATCAGAAGGTGACAAACCGCCATTCCATTGTTCTGGCTGTACAGCCGCAGCCGGGAGCTAATACTGTAAAGATTGTTGATGCCATTCAGAAACTTTTACCTACACTCCGCGAACAAGTTCCTAAATCCATTGAGATGGGGATTATGTACGATCGCTCCCAAACAATCCGAGCCTCTGTCAATGATGTGAAATTTACCTTGGTTCTCTCGGTTTGTCTAGTTGTCTTGGTGATTTTCTTATTCTTGCGTGACATAACTGCTACCCTAATTCCCAGTTTGGCGCTACCTGTAGCGATTATTGGCACTTTTGCTGTCATGTATCTATCGGGTTTTTCCCTAGACAACCTTTCACTCATGGCGTTGACCCTCTCCGTGGGCTTTGTCGTAGATGATGCGATCGTGGTGTTGGAAAATATCGTCCGTTATCGGGAAATGGGCGAATCTCCCCTAGACGCTGCATTAAAAGGATCGAGGGAAATCAGCTTCACCATTTTGTCAATGACCCTCTCCCTAGTGGCGGTGTTCATCCCGATCATGTTTATGAGTGGAATAATCGGTAAATTATTTCATGAATTTGCCGTGACGATCGCTGTGGCAATTTTGGTTTCGGGTTTTGTTTCCCTCAGTCTCACTCCCATGTTGTGCAGTCGCTTTCTAGGTTCACATCAGCAAAGACCAAATCTGCTGTATCGAGTCTCAGAACGAGCATTTGATTTACTACTACGGGGATATGATTGGACGCTCAAGCCTGTTTTAAAATACCGCCTGATGACACTTATTGGTTCTGGCATTTTGCTGGTAATGACCGTTTATTTGTTCGTCATCGTTCCCAAAGGATTTATTCCCACCGAAGATACCGGACAACTAATGGCAAACACTAAAGGAGCGCAAGATATTTCTTTTGATGATATGCTGCGTCACCAGCAAACGGTTGTTGACATTATTCGTAAAGATCCCAACATTGAAGCAGTTGACTCAATTGTGGGTGCAAGTGGCCCGAACGGTTCAGTCAACGGTGGGCGAATTACGATTCGGCTCAAACCACGTTCTCAACGTAAACTGAGTGCTGACGAAATCATTCAAGAACTAACTCCCAAGTTGAGACGTACAACTGGGATTAAGACATTTCTCCGCTCTCCGTCAGCCATTCCCATTGGTGGTCAACAAACTAATTCTACTTATCAGTTCACGTTACAGAGTTTGAATTTACAAGACTTGCGCCAATACGTTCCGAAACTTGTAGATAAAGTCAAAACCCTACCAGGACTCCGGGATGTTGACAGCGATTTACAACTTAGCACTCCCCAAATCCAAGTCCAATTTGACCACAACAAAGCCGCAACTCTTGGCATTACCGCCCAACAAGTTGAACAAACCCTCAGCTCTGCCTATGGTTCTAGCCAGGTTTCCACTATTTATACCCCAAATGACCAATTCTATGTAATCTTAGAAGTAAAACCGGAATTTCAGCGAGATCCTAGCGCCCTATCGCTACTATATGTGCAATCGAGTACTGGGCAACTGGTTCCTCTGAGTGCGATCGCTAATATCACTCAAAATGTCGGCCCTCTCACCGTCACTCACGTTGCTCAACTCCCCTCTGCAACTATCTCTTTTGACACACTCCCAGGAACATCTCTAAGTCAAGCTACCGATGCTATCAAGCAAGTAGCTAGTGAGGTGTTACCCTCAACAATTACCCCCAGCTTTCAGGGTTCAGCCCAAACGTTCCAACAGTCTTTTAACGATTTAGGCGTGCTGTTGTTGGTGTCTATTTTAGTAATCTATCTGATTCTTGGTATCCTCTATGAGGATTTCATTCACCCAATCACCATTCTTTCCGGTCTGCCTTCGGCGGGTTTTGGCGCATTATTGACGCTGCTGATTTTCCAGGTTGATTTAAATCTTTACTCTTTCATCGGCATTATCCTGCTAGTGGGCATCGTCAAGAAAAACGGGATTATGCTGGTGGATTTTGCCATTGAAGCGCAGCGAAAGGAAGGAAAAAATTCCTTTGATGCCATCTATACCGCTTGCTTGATTCGCTTCCGTCCGATTATGATGACGACGATGGCAGCTTTGATTGGGACATTACCTATTGCTTTGGGGACAGGAGTAGGTTCAGAAGCGCGTCGTCCTTTGGGGATTGCGATCGTTGGTGGATTGGTGTTCTCTCAGATATTAACTCTCTATCTGACTCCAGTGTTTTACATTTACATGGAGACATGGCGGAAAAAGCTGAGTATGCAAAATCAGAAAGCTAAAAAAAAGCATCTGCCAGCAGTTAAAAGTTAA
- a CDS encoding Mov34/MPN/PAD-1 family protein — protein sequence MIQLSQEHLQTIRTYAESTYPDECCGIILGYLAKEGKTVVEVMPTENAWNTEAAAEFPGGRITESKRRQYTIAPEVMLKTQREARDRSLNIIGIFHSHPDHPAIPSECDRLYAWQGYSYIIVSVQNGKAGELKSWSLDDTHQFQVEEIENIK from the coding sequence ATGATCCAACTTAGCCAAGAACATTTGCAAACCATCCGCACCTATGCCGAAAGCACCTACCCAGATGAGTGCTGTGGTATAATTTTGGGCTATCTGGCTAAGGAGGGCAAAACTGTGGTAGAAGTCATGCCAACAGAAAATGCTTGGAATACAGAAGCGGCTGCTGAGTTTCCAGGGGGACGTATAACAGAAAGTAAGAGACGGCAATATACGATCGCACCCGAAGTTATGTTAAAAACACAAAGGGAAGCACGCGATCGCTCACTGAACATTATCGGCATTTTTCACTCCCACCCAGATCATCCTGCTATACCCTCAGAATGCGATCGCCTATACGCTTGGCAGGGATACTCGTATATAATAGTTTCCGTCCAAAACGGCAAAGCTGGAGAACTCAAAAGTTGGAGCCTTGATGATACTCATCAGTTTCAAGTAGAGGAAATTGAAAATATAAAATAA
- a CDS encoding RNA polymerase sigma factor, RpoD/SigA family, whose amino-acid sequence MSNLISSDTKASKTSKASQSTTDTVRTYLQEIGRIPLLTQEQEVFFAQQVQQMMKILAESEKLTVELKRTPTLSEWADQMQLSEQEILQKLNQGKKAKQKMMASNLRLVVSIAKQYQRRNLELLGLIQEGTLGLERGIEKFNPALGYRFSTYVYWWIRQGITRAMSDDKPLRVYAQQARAIRLPIHINEKLNKIKRVQRELSQKLGRVPTTTEIAHALSLQPSQIREYLTLARQTISLDLRVSSDRDVKLEDLIEDYRYSENGYTTEQSLNQEVEGLLSSLSRQQQKILNLHFGLIDGNELSLEQIGQRMGISRERVRQIEKQALQLLYRQLRSNK is encoded by the coding sequence ATGAGTAACTTAATATCCTCAGATACCAAAGCTAGTAAGACAAGCAAAGCATCTCAATCTACAACTGATACAGTACGTACCTATCTTCAAGAAATTGGGCGGATACCTCTATTAACCCAGGAGCAAGAAGTTTTTTTTGCTCAACAAGTTCAGCAGATGATGAAAATACTTGCTGAATCTGAAAAACTGACTGTTGAATTAAAGCGGACACCTACACTGTCAGAATGGGCTGACCAGATGCAGTTAAGCGAACAAGAAATACTTCAAAAGCTAAATCAAGGGAAAAAAGCCAAGCAAAAAATGATGGCGTCTAATCTCCGGCTTGTGGTGTCAATTGCCAAGCAATATCAAAGACGTAACTTAGAACTGCTGGGCTTAATTCAAGAAGGTACTTTGGGTTTGGAGAGAGGGATTGAGAAATTCAATCCGGCTCTAGGATATAGATTTTCAACCTACGTTTACTGGTGGATTCGTCAAGGAATTACCAGAGCGATGTCTGACGACAAGCCGCTTCGCGTCTACGCCCAACAAGCACGCGCAATTAGATTACCCATTCACATCAATGAAAAGTTAAATAAAATTAAGCGCGTTCAGCGAGAGTTATCTCAAAAACTGGGTCGTGTTCCTACCACTACGGAAATTGCTCATGCACTTTCTTTGCAGCCTAGTCAAATTCGAGAATATTTAACTTTGGCTCGTCAAACTATCTCTCTCGATCTTCGAGTTAGCTCAGACAGAGATGTAAAGTTAGAAGACTTAATCGAAGATTATAGATATTCAGAAAATGGCTATACCACTGAACAATCTCTCAATCAAGAAGTTGAAGGCTTGTTGTCAAGTTTGTCTAGACAACAACAAAAAATCTTAAACTTACACTTTGGGTTGATAGATGGAAATGAACTTTCTCTAGAACAGATTGGTCAGCGCATGGGTATTAGTCGTGAACGAGTCAGACAAATAGAAAAACAAGCTCTCCAACTTCTATATCGGCAGCTAAGAAGTAATAAGTAA
- the moeB gene encoding molybdopterin-synthase adenylyltransferase MoeB → MLNPNLDEIQLTKDDYERYSRHLILPEVGLEGQKRLKAASVMCIGTGGLGSPLLLYLAAAGIGRIGIVDFDVVDTSNLQRQVIHGTSWVGKPKIESAKNRIHEINPYCQVDLYETRLSSENALELIQPYDIVVDGTDNFPTRYLVNDACVLLNKPNVYGSILRFEGQASVFNYEGGPNYRDLFPEPPPPGMVPSCAEGGVLGILPGIIGLIQATETVKIILGQGNTLSGRLLLYNALDMKFRELKLRPNPIRPVIEKLIDYEEFCGIPQAKAEEAKQQMESQEMTVKDLKELLDSGAKDFVLLDVRNPHEYDIAKIPGSVLVPLPDIENGNGVAKVKEILNGHRLIAHCKMGGRSAKALAILKEAGIVGTNVKGGITAWSKEIDPSVPEY, encoded by the coding sequence ATGCTCAATCCTAATCTGGATGAAATCCAGTTGACCAAAGACGATTACGAACGCTACTCCCGACACCTGATTTTACCGGAAGTAGGACTAGAAGGACAGAAGCGCCTGAAAGCCGCTAGTGTAATGTGTATCGGTACAGGTGGATTAGGTTCACCACTACTTTTATATTTGGCGGCGGCGGGTATTGGACGCATCGGGATTGTCGATTTTGATGTTGTCGATACTTCTAATCTGCAACGCCAAGTAATTCACGGTACATCCTGGGTGGGTAAACCCAAAATTGAATCGGCAAAAAACCGCATTCACGAGATTAACCCCTATTGTCAGGTTGATTTATACGAAACCCGTCTGAGTTCCGAAAACGCCCTGGAGCTGATTCAACCTTACGATATCGTAGTGGATGGTACTGATAACTTCCCCACCAGATATCTAGTTAACGACGCCTGCGTATTGCTGAATAAGCCCAACGTCTACGGTTCAATTTTACGCTTTGAAGGGCAAGCTAGTGTATTTAATTACGAAGGTGGCCCGAATTATCGTGACCTTTTCCCAGAACCACCACCACCAGGAATGGTTCCTTCTTGTGCAGAAGGTGGCGTATTGGGAATTTTGCCAGGAATTATTGGTTTGATCCAGGCAACCGAAACTGTTAAAATTATTCTGGGGCAAGGCAACACTCTCAGCGGGCGATTGCTGCTATACAACGCCTTGGATATGAAATTTCGGGAGTTGAAACTGCGTCCAAACCCAATTCGCCCAGTGATTGAAAAGCTGATAGACTACGAAGAATTCTGCGGGATTCCACAAGCTAAGGCAGAGGAGGCAAAACAGCAGATGGAAAGTCAAGAAATGACCGTCAAGGATTTGAAGGAGTTGTTAGATAGCGGTGCGAAGGATTTTGTACTGCTGGATGTCCGCAATCCCCATGAGTACGACATTGCCAAGATTCCGGGTTCAGTGTTGGTGCCCTTACCAGACATTGAAAATGGGAATGGCGTTGCTAAGGTGAAGGAAATATTAAACGGTCATCGTTTAATTGCTCATTGTAAGATGGGCGGGCGATCGGCAAAAGCCCTCGCCATCCTCAAGGAAGCCGGAATTGTCGGGACGAATGTTAAAGGCGGAATTACCGCTTGGAGTAAAGAAATCGATCCTTCAGTTCCAGAGTATTAA
- a CDS encoding efflux RND transporter permease subunit, protein MNLSEPFIRRPIMTTLVMAAILIFGFMSYRLLPISDLPSVDYPTIQVSAARPGASPETMAASVARPLEKQFSSIAGLDSLNSTSTLGQTQITLQFNLSRNIDDAAQDVQAAISGASGQIADDLPNPPTYSKVNPADQPILYLYLDSPTLPLSQVDNYAETYLAQKLSTINGVAQVAVYGSQKYAARIQLDPQQLATRQIGLDQVATAIQQGNVNLPTGSLSGNHKNFTVQTNGQLEDAAAYRQLIVSYKDGMPIYLNQLGRIIDSVENDKVASWYNNTRAIILTIQRQPGTNTVQVVDTIKKLLPNLQDQIPASVEIGILYDASQSIRDSVDDVRFTLILTIALVILVIFLFLRNLSATVIPSLALPVSLIGTFAVMYLLHYSLDNLSLMALTLSVGFVVDDAIVMLENIVRHMEMGERPLEAALNGSREIGFTILSMTLSLVAVFIPMLFMSEVLGRLFHEFAVTIAVAILVSGFVSLSLTPMLCSRFLRPVDHANQSRLYQASEYVFDRFLGMYDWSLKKVLKYHRTTMILSVVLFAVTVGLLVVVPKGFIPSEDTGQITGITQAAEDASFDNLVQHQQTVANLIRQDPNVDAVNSNIGAGASASGSGAAVAANSGSLFIRLKPRSQRQLSADEIVQNLRTKLATVPGIQVFLQNPPAIPIGAQQSTGLYQVALQSSDVKPLQEYVPQLVLKMKEMTELQDVNSDLQFASQIQIDIDRDKASTYGITAEQIENTLRNAYGSYQVSTIYAATNEYQVILELAPQFQQDINALLTLYINSSTGVAVPLNTFAKLSQGVSPLMVNHNGRMNAATISFNLAPGVSLGNANQEIEELIDRVIPASISTSFQGASQVFQSSLPSLGLLLAIAILVIYLILGILYEDFIHPITILSGLPSAGFGALLTLIIFHVELNVYSFIGIILLVGIVKKNGIMMVDFAIEAQRNELKKPSEAIYQACLVRFRPIMMTTMAALMGTLPIAIGFGAGSESRRPLGIAVVGGLVFSQILTLYLTPVFYIYMESWRKKLSQVKFRRVFSFTGGRS, encoded by the coding sequence ATGAACCTCTCAGAACCATTTATTCGCCGCCCGATCATGACGACTCTGGTGATGGCGGCAATTTTGATCTTCGGTTTCATGAGTTATCGCTTGCTGCCAATCAGCGATTTACCAAGTGTGGATTATCCCACAATTCAGGTAAGTGCCGCCCGACCGGGAGCCAGCCCGGAAACAATGGCAGCATCGGTTGCCCGTCCTTTAGAAAAGCAATTTTCCAGCATTGCTGGACTCGATTCGCTTAATTCAACTAGCACTCTGGGACAAACTCAAATTACCCTGCAATTTAACCTGAGTCGGAACATTGACGATGCAGCGCAGGATGTGCAAGCCGCGATATCGGGAGCATCGGGGCAAATTGCTGACGATTTACCCAATCCTCCTACCTACAGTAAAGTTAACCCCGCAGATCAACCGATTCTCTACCTTTACCTGGACTCTCCCACATTGCCCCTTTCCCAGGTAGATAATTATGCCGAGACTTATCTGGCGCAAAAGCTATCTACAATCAATGGGGTGGCACAGGTAGCCGTCTATGGTTCCCAAAAGTATGCGGCTCGAATTCAACTCGATCCGCAGCAATTGGCAACGCGGCAAATTGGGCTAGATCAGGTGGCGACGGCGATTCAACAGGGTAATGTCAATTTACCCACCGGCAGTCTTTCGGGAAATCACAAGAATTTTACAGTCCAAACTAATGGGCAACTTGAGGATGCGGCTGCTTATCGCCAGTTGATAGTGTCTTATAAAGATGGAATGCCCATCTATCTCAATCAACTGGGTAGGATTATTGACAGTGTAGAAAATGACAAGGTAGCAAGCTGGTACAACAATACCCGCGCGATTATTCTTACCATTCAAAGACAGCCTGGAACTAATACGGTACAAGTCGTAGACACGATTAAGAAATTACTCCCGAATTTGCAAGACCAGATTCCGGCATCCGTGGAAATTGGGATTCTCTATGATGCTTCTCAGTCAATTCGAGATTCAGTAGATGATGTCAGATTTACGTTGATTCTGACGATCGCTCTAGTTATCTTAGTGATTTTCCTATTTTTGCGGAACCTCTCGGCGACGGTGATTCCCAGTTTGGCATTACCCGTTTCGCTGATTGGCACTTTTGCCGTGATGTATTTGCTGCACTACTCACTAGATAATCTTTCGTTGATGGCGTTGACCCTTTCGGTGGGCTTCGTCGTGGATGATGCGATCGTCATGCTAGAAAATATCGTCCGTCACATGGAAATGGGGGAACGTCCATTAGAAGCGGCGTTAAATGGGTCGAGAGAAATTGGTTTCACAATTCTGTCAATGACCCTTTCCTTAGTTGCAGTCTTCATCCCCATGTTGTTCATGAGTGAAGTACTGGGACGATTATTTCATGAATTTGCTGTGACGATCGCAGTCGCAATTCTGGTATCTGGTTTTGTGTCTTTGAGTCTGACTCCGATGTTGTGCAGCCGTTTTCTGCGTCCTGTAGACCATGCTAATCAAAGTCGGTTATATCAAGCTTCCGAATATGTATTTGATCGCTTCCTCGGTATGTACGATTGGAGTCTCAAAAAAGTCTTAAAATATCACCGCACCACGATGATTTTATCTGTCGTTCTATTCGCGGTGACAGTAGGGTTGTTGGTGGTAGTTCCCAAGGGCTTTATTCCTAGCGAAGATACCGGACAAATTACAGGCATTACCCAAGCAGCCGAGGATGCGTCCTTTGATAATCTTGTCCAGCATCAGCAGACAGTTGCTAACCTGATCCGCCAAGACCCAAATGTAGATGCAGTCAACTCCAATATCGGAGCGGGAGCCAGTGCTAGTGGCAGTGGGGCAGCAGTTGCAGCCAATTCCGGGAGTTTGTTTATTCGGTTAAAACCGCGATCGCAGCGCCAACTTAGTGCTGACGAAATCGTGCAAAATTTACGAACCAAACTCGCCACTGTTCCAGGCATCCAAGTATTCTTACAAAATCCCCCAGCGATACCCATTGGCGCTCAACAAAGCACAGGACTTTATCAAGTAGCACTTCAGAGTTCTGATGTCAAACCCTTGCAGGAGTATGTTCCCCAACTTGTGCTCAAAATGAAGGAGATGACAGAACTCCAGGATGTTAACAGCGATTTACAATTTGCTTCCCAGATTCAAATAGATATTGACCGCGATAAAGCCTCAACTTATGGTATTACTGCCGAGCAAATCGAAAATACCCTGAGAAATGCCTACGGTTCCTACCAAGTATCAACTATCTATGCAGCGACCAATGAGTATCAGGTGATTTTGGAATTAGCACCCCAGTTTCAGCAAGATATCAACGCTCTGTTGACTTTATACATTAACTCCAGCACAGGAGTAGCCGTTCCTCTGAATACATTCGCCAAACTATCTCAGGGAGTCAGCCCGTTAATGGTCAATCATAACGGTCGGATGAACGCCGCCACCATTTCCTTTAACCTCGCTCCCGGTGTTTCCTTGGGAAATGCCAATCAAGAGATTGAAGAACTGATCGATCGGGTGATTCCTGCTAGCATTAGCACCAGCTTTCAGGGCGCAAGCCAGGTATTTCAAAGTTCACTGCCGAGTTTGGGTTTATTGTTAGCGATCGCCATCTTAGTAATTTATCTGATCCTGGGTATTCTCTATGAGGATTTCATTCACCCAATTACGATTCTTTCTGGTTTGCCATCAGCAGGTTTTGGGGCATTGTTAACGCTGATAATATTCCATGTCGAACTCAATGTTTATTCCTTCATCGGCATAATTCTCTTGGTGGGCATCGTCAAGAAAAACGGGATTATGATGGTGGACTTTGCAATTGAAGCCCAGCGAAATGAATTGAAAAAACCCTCTGAAGCAATTTATCAAGCCTGTTTAGTGCGCTTCCGTCCAATTATGATGACGACGATGGCAGCATTAATGGGAACCTTGCCCATAGCGATCGGATTTGGCGCTGGCTCAGAATCCCGCCGTCCTCTAGGGATTGCAGTTGTAGGTGGGCTGGTGTTTTCTCAGATATTGACCCTCTATTTAACTCCCGTCTTCTATATCTACATGGAATCATGGCGGAAAAAGCTCAGTCAAGTTAAGTTCCGTCGAGTCTTCTCATTTACAGGTGGGCGATCGTGA
- a CDS encoding efflux RND transporter periplasmic adaptor subunit, with the protein MNHDISNDLTENSIKPELPRSPKKKKIRLVILGVILLAGLGFLGIYTGAAKSDKAEKSGRNKQQVTPVTVAMVTQKTVPIQLQAIGNVQSGSTVSITPEASGRIIGVYFKKGQDVKKGQLLFTLDDRSQAAAIQQAQGIVVKDQAQVQQARATLARDLGQVDQARATLIKDQALVRQAQATLAKDQAQAQFAKGQSDRYSTLYKKGAISLDQAQQYVSNSKSATATLQADREAIANAEAVLKSDRVALTNAGAVVKGDQAAIANAQAVVVSDQGALDNAKVQLSYAKIYAPIDGRAGNVSVTQGNVVQANSSASLTQGNALQSNSTSGTTSSTTSLVTITQIRPIEVAFSIPETNLPQVQKYMHNGKLKVDVTFPNSQGHPTPGVLTSVNNTVDNTTGTIQLIGQFDNAQGNLFPGQFVNATLTLTEEPNATVVPSQAVQNGPDGQFVFVVKPDMTVQNVPVTVSNTIDGLDVIQKGPQPGDKIVTDGQANLVSGSKIRIKTGRNDSNAGENSSKSRRGRGGESPKSGGGES; encoded by the coding sequence ATGAACCATGATATTTCTAACGATTTGACTGAGAATAGTATAAAACCAGAGCTACCGCGATCGCCAAAAAAGAAAAAGATTCGTTTGGTAATTTTGGGGGTGATATTGCTGGCTGGGCTGGGTTTTTTGGGTATTTATACAGGTGCAGCCAAATCAGACAAAGCTGAAAAATCTGGGCGTAATAAACAGCAAGTGACACCTGTAACTGTGGCAATGGTGACACAAAAAACGGTTCCGATCCAATTGCAGGCGATCGGTAATGTGCAATCGGGGTCTACAGTATCGATTACACCCGAAGCTAGTGGACGGATCATTGGAGTTTATTTTAAGAAAGGTCAAGATGTGAAAAAGGGACAACTTTTATTTACCTTGGATGACCGATCGCAAGCTGCTGCAATTCAGCAAGCCCAAGGAATTGTAGTAAAAGACCAAGCGCAAGTACAACAAGCTAGAGCTACATTAGCCAGAGATTTAGGTCAGGTAGACCAAGCTAGGGCGACTTTAATCAAAGACCAAGCCTTGGTGCGACAAGCCCAAGCGACGTTGGCCAAGGATCAAGCCCAAGCACAATTTGCCAAGGGACAGAGCGATCGCTATAGTACGTTGTACAAGAAGGGCGCGATTAGTTTAGATCAAGCACAGCAATACGTTTCCAACAGCAAATCGGCGACAGCAACCCTACAAGCAGATCGAGAAGCGATCGCTAATGCTGAGGCTGTTTTGAAAAGCGATCGAGTGGCGCTGACTAATGCTGGTGCAGTTGTCAAGGGTGATCAAGCTGCGATCGCTAATGCTCAAGCCGTTGTCGTTTCAGACCAGGGAGCCTTAGACAATGCGAAAGTGCAATTGTCTTACGCCAAAATTTATGCCCCAATTGATGGTCGCGCGGGGAATGTTTCGGTGACTCAGGGGAATGTGGTGCAAGCCAACAGCAGTGCTTCGTTGACTCAGGGGAACGCCCTGCAAAGCAACAGTACGTCTGGTACGACTAGCAGCACAACTTCACTTGTTACCATCACCCAAATTCGCCCGATTGAAGTTGCTTTTTCCATTCCCGAAACAAATCTACCCCAGGTGCAAAAGTATATGCACAATGGCAAGCTGAAGGTAGATGTCACATTCCCCAATAGTCAAGGTCATCCGACACCAGGTGTTTTGACATCTGTCAATAATACGGTTGATAACACTACGGGAACAATTCAACTGATTGGCCAATTTGACAACGCTCAAGGAAACTTGTTTCCTGGTCAATTTGTGAACGCAACGCTAACGCTGACCGAAGAACCGAATGCAACGGTTGTTCCCTCCCAAGCCGTGCAGAATGGCCCGGATGGACAGTTTGTCTTTGTAGTTAAGCCAGACATGACAGTACAAAACGTCCCAGTTACAGTCAGCAACACCATTGATGGACTAGATGTAATTCAGAAAGGGCCGCAACCAGGCGATAAAATTGTTACCGATGGTCAAGCGAATCTCGTTTCGGGTAGCAAAATCCGCATCAAAACCGGCCGCAATGACTCAAATGCAGGTGAAAATTCCTCGAAATCAAGAAGAGGAAGGGGGGGAGAATCCCCGAAGTCAGGCGGAGGTGAATCATGA